The following are from one region of the Bradyrhizobium septentrionale genome:
- a CDS encoding class II aldolase/adducin family protein, with translation MRQPQILNELRRMSARVGSNILLVQGAGGNSSVKDGDVLWVKASGTWLADAEDRDIFVPVALSAARTALAQGDERVPLAAGAGTTLRASIETSLHALMPHQVVLHVHSVNAIAWAVRTDARDEFARRLDGLAWRYLDYHHPGLPLARAVSEAIARDAVDVLVLGNHGLVVGAATCNAAEAMVADIEERLMLEPRRAPAADHDALRTICAGTGYRMPRDRRCHDIATDRYSRAIATSGSLYPDHVVFLGPGLPVLEYRENLSDMIARTIADGLAPPVAILIPDVGSLIREDASDGAEAMLSCLALVTCRLPLTARVNYLAAESEHALLNWDAERYRQQLTADR, from the coding sequence ATGCGACAGCCTCAAATACTGAACGAATTGCGCCGGATGTCGGCTCGCGTCGGCAGCAATATCCTGCTGGTTCAGGGTGCCGGCGGCAATTCGTCGGTGAAGGATGGCGACGTGCTGTGGGTGAAGGCGTCGGGCACCTGGCTCGCCGATGCCGAGGACAGGGACATTTTCGTACCGGTCGCATTGTCGGCCGCGCGCACGGCGTTGGCGCAAGGCGACGAACGGGTGCCGCTCGCTGCGGGCGCCGGGACCACGCTGCGCGCCTCGATCGAGACCTCGCTCCATGCGCTGATGCCGCACCAGGTCGTGCTGCATGTCCATTCGGTCAACGCCATCGCATGGGCGGTACGAACCGACGCCCGCGACGAATTTGCCCGGCGACTGGACGGGTTGGCCTGGCGTTACCTCGACTATCACCACCCGGGACTGCCGCTCGCGCGCGCGGTCAGTGAGGCGATTGCACGGGATGCGGTCGACGTCCTGGTCCTCGGCAATCACGGCCTGGTGGTTGGCGCAGCCACCTGCAATGCGGCGGAGGCCATGGTGGCCGACATCGAGGAGCGACTCATGCTGGAGCCGCGTCGCGCTCCGGCTGCAGATCATGATGCACTCCGAACGATCTGCGCAGGCACCGGCTATCGTATGCCGCGGGATCGTCGCTGCCACGACATTGCCACCGACCGCTACAGCCGCGCGATCGCAACCAGCGGCTCGCTCTATCCTGATCACGTCGTCTTCCTTGGCCCGGGACTTCCGGTCCTGGAATATCGCGAGAACCTGAGCGACATGATCGCGCGGACCATTGCGGACGGGCTGGCGCCACCGGTTGCCATTCTCATCCCGGACGTCGGCAGCCTCATCCGCGAGGACGCCAGCGATGGCGCGGAAGCCATGCTGAGCTGTCTTGCACTGGTCACCTGCCGCCTCCCCCTGACGGCACGCGTCAACTATCTGGCGGCCGAGAGTGAGCATGCGTTGCTGAATTGGGATGCCGAGCGATATCGCCAGCAACTGACTGCCGATCGCTGA
- a CDS encoding TIGR01459 family HAD-type hydrolase gives MKADATAIAGLRAVVDRFDHVLLDQWGTLHEGLAVFPAALDCVARLREAGKRILILSNSGKRASSNQRRLAALGLPPEAYDGVLSSGEVTWRGLHAREQPPFAGLGRACFLISRDGDRSIVEGTALTMASTVYEADFILLGGLDDDTAEPERWRALLTAAAARRLPMLCANPDLVMFGATGLIPAPGALATFYQSLGGTVLFVGKPYPPMFAAARDQLGDPPPDRILVIGDSLDHDVAGGRAAGMLTLLIGSGAHRATLAQASNLPQAIRIAAGTTARMPHWTMDHLTW, from the coding sequence ATGAAGGCCGATGCGACCGCGATCGCCGGCCTTCGCGCGGTCGTCGACCGCTTCGATCACGTGCTGCTCGACCAATGGGGCACGCTGCACGAGGGGCTGGCGGTGTTCCCTGCGGCGCTGGATTGCGTGGCAAGGCTGCGTGAGGCCGGCAAGCGCATCCTGATCCTCTCCAATTCCGGCAAGCGCGCCAGCAGCAACCAGCGGCGGCTCGCGGCGCTCGGCCTGCCGCCGGAAGCCTACGACGGCGTGTTGTCCTCGGGCGAGGTCACCTGGCGCGGCCTGCATGCACGCGAGCAGCCTCCCTTTGCAGGGCTCGGACGCGCCTGCTTCCTGATCTCGCGCGACGGAGACCGCTCGATCGTCGAGGGCACCGCTCTCACGATGGCTTCGACCGTGTACGAGGCTGATTTCATCCTGCTCGGCGGGCTCGACGATGATACGGCCGAGCCCGAGCGCTGGCGTGCGCTGCTGACGGCGGCCGCCGCGCGGCGACTGCCTATGCTGTGCGCCAATCCCGACCTCGTGATGTTCGGCGCCACCGGGCTGATCCCGGCACCTGGCGCGCTTGCCACATTCTACCAATCACTCGGCGGTACCGTGCTGTTCGTGGGCAAGCCGTATCCACCGATGTTTGCCGCCGCGCGCGACCAATTGGGAGATCCGCCGCCGGACCGGATCCTCGTTATCGGCGACTCGCTCGATCACGACGTCGCCGGTGGACGTGCCGCCGGCATGCTGACCCTGTTGATCGGCTCCGGCGCCCACCGGGCGACGCTGGCGCAGGCAAGCAATCTGCCGCAAGCGATCAGGATCGCAGCCGGCACGACGGCACGGATGCCGCACTGGACGATGGACCATCTGACCTGGTGA
- a CDS encoding FGGY-family carbohydrate kinase codes for MGGLYLGIDVGTGGVRACAIDTEAGIRGFASVALPAPRVDGNAIDQTPELWWQAAVAAIRKLGETVGLGDITRIVVDGTSGTLLLVDAAGRPCSPGLMYNDARATREAMRVAAIAPLESGAHGASSALAKLLYLLSHGYIGDARHAVHQADWIAGRLTSCHGISDENNALKLGYDPVARAWPPWLDQLGARDDLLPEVLVPGTPFAEMDPQIARSLGLPPTAQVAAGTTDGVAAFIATRADQPGDAVTSLGTTLVVKQLATQPIFAADQGVYSHRLGERWLAGGASNTGGAALLAHFTADEMERLTPQVTPNEPTGLDYYPLPKPGERFPIADPALAARITPRPAEDHRFFQGLLEGIASVEALAYRQLARLGAPRLRRVIGIGGGAKNDAWTRIRHRILGVPVSVAEQTEASYGAALLALNGGPP; via the coding sequence ATGGGAGGTTTGTATCTCGGCATTGATGTCGGAACCGGCGGCGTCCGCGCTTGTGCAATCGATACCGAGGCCGGTATCCGCGGCTTCGCTTCAGTCGCCCTGCCCGCACCGCGCGTCGACGGCAACGCCATCGACCAGACACCGGAGCTCTGGTGGCAGGCAGCGGTGGCGGCAATCCGCAAGCTCGGCGAGACCGTCGGTCTCGGCGACATCACGCGCATCGTCGTGGACGGAACATCGGGCACGCTATTGCTGGTCGATGCGGCCGGCCGCCCCTGCTCGCCGGGACTGATGTACAATGATGCGCGCGCCACACGTGAGGCGATGCGCGTGGCGGCAATCGCACCGCTCGAAAGCGGCGCGCATGGCGCAAGCAGCGCGCTCGCCAAGCTGCTCTATCTGCTGAGCCACGGCTATATTGGCGATGCGCGCCACGCCGTGCACCAGGCGGACTGGATCGCAGGCCGGCTCACCAGTTGTCACGGCATCAGCGACGAGAACAACGCGCTGAAGCTCGGTTACGACCCGGTCGCGCGCGCCTGGCCACCCTGGCTTGACCAGCTCGGCGCGCGCGACGATCTGCTTCCCGAGGTGCTGGTGCCGGGCACGCCATTCGCCGAGATGGATCCGCAGATCGCGCGGTCGCTGGGACTGCCCCCCACAGCACAGGTCGCGGCCGGCACCACCGATGGCGTTGCGGCCTTCATCGCGACGCGGGCCGACCAGCCGGGCGATGCCGTCACCTCGCTCGGCACCACGCTGGTGGTGAAGCAGCTTGCGACCCAGCCGATCTTCGCGGCCGACCAGGGCGTCTATTCGCACCGGCTCGGCGAGCGCTGGCTCGCCGGCGGCGCCTCGAACACCGGCGGCGCCGCGCTTCTGGCACATTTCACTGCCGACGAGATGGAGCGGCTGACACCGCAAGTGACGCCCAACGAGCCGACCGGGCTCGACTACTATCCGCTTCCCAAGCCCGGCGAACGCTTTCCGATCGCCGATCCGGCGCTGGCCGCACGGATCACGCCGCGCCCGGCGGAAGATCATCGCTTCTTCCAGGGCCTGCTCGAAGGCATTGCCTCGGTGGAAGCCCTCGCCTATCGGCAGCTGGCGCGGCTCGGCGCACCACGCCTGCGCCGCGTCATCGGGATCGGCGGCGGCGCGAAGAACGACGCATGGACCAGGATCAGGCACCGCATTCTCGGTGTTCCTGTCTCGGTCGCCGAGCAGACCGAAGCAAGCTACGGCGCCGCGCTGCTGGCGCTGAATGGCGGTCCGCCATGA
- a CDS encoding sugar-binding transcriptional regulator, which produces MAASPDRLPVIDGEASLATRAAWLYFAAGLTQSEVADRLNIQSTKAHRLIARASREGMIRVFVEGPVAECVALENDLTQRFGLSFCRVAPDLGEGDLPLKALALEGASFLRQTLERGDDKVIGVGHGRTLAAVVEQMPQTPARDAQFVSLLGGLTRKFAANPFDVIHKLAERTGAEAYLLPVPVFANSVADRAVLMQQFGIADVFALARKASLLFVGIGQISRDGFLVSSGMIKPDELVELKRVGACADLLGHFFSADGTVLDTDLSARATSMSMPDLRKHRIVAIGGGPAKVTALRGVLRSGVLHGLIIDEATAKALATDKPETTSGKARSKTRKDT; this is translated from the coding sequence ATGGCTGCATCGCCTGACAGGCTACCGGTGATCGACGGCGAGGCGTCGCTCGCGACGCGGGCAGCGTGGCTGTATTTCGCGGCCGGGCTCACGCAGTCGGAGGTCGCTGACCGCCTCAACATCCAGAGCACCAAGGCGCACCGCCTGATCGCGCGCGCCAGCCGCGAGGGCATGATTCGCGTTTTCGTCGAGGGGCCGGTCGCCGAATGCGTCGCGCTGGAGAACGATCTCACGCAGCGCTTTGGCCTTTCGTTCTGCCGCGTCGCCCCCGATCTCGGTGAGGGCGATCTGCCGCTGAAGGCGCTGGCGCTGGAAGGCGCGAGCTTCCTGCGCCAGACCCTCGAGCGCGGCGACGACAAGGTGATCGGCGTCGGCCATGGCCGCACGCTCGCCGCCGTCGTCGAGCAGATGCCGCAGACGCCGGCGCGCGACGCGCAATTCGTGTCGCTGCTCGGCGGACTGACGCGGAAATTTGCCGCCAATCCGTTCGACGTGATTCACAAGCTCGCCGAGCGCACCGGCGCGGAAGCCTATTTGTTGCCGGTGCCGGTGTTCGCCAATTCCGTCGCCGACCGCGCCGTGCTGATGCAGCAATTCGGCATTGCCGACGTGTTCGCGCTCGCGCGCAAGGCCTCGCTGCTGTTCGTCGGCATCGGCCAGATCAGCCGCGACGGCTTTCTGGTGTCGAGCGGCATGATCAAGCCCGACGAGCTCGTCGAGCTGAAGCGTGTCGGCGCCTGCGCCGATCTGCTCGGACATTTCTTCAGCGCCGACGGAACCGTGCTGGACACCGATCTCTCGGCCCGCGCCACCTCCATGAGCATGCCCGATCTCAGGAAGCACCGGATCGTCGCCATCGGCGGCGGGCCGGCCAAGGTGACCGCGCTGCGCGGGGTGCTGCGCAGCGGCGTTCTGCACGGCCTCATCATCGACGAAGCGACCGCAAAGGCGCTCGCCACCGACAAGCCGGAGACCACATCCGGCAAAGCAAGAAGCAAGACCCGGAAGGACACATAA
- a CDS encoding extracellular solute-binding protein, with translation MFDREKNLFDSYAAKRISRRDLLDGAAKLGIAGIAANATFASSVSKAMAADFNWKAQSGKSVKLLLNKHPYVDAMIGDIEAFKSLTSMNVSYDIFPEDVYFDKVTAALSSKSDQYDAFMTGAYMTWTYGPAGWIEDLNTYIKDPAKTNPAFAWDDVLPGLRASTAWDGVAGSELGSGKAKQWCIPWGYELNNITYNRNIFDKVGVKPPKNLDEMLEVAAKITKDAGGPYGIGVRGSRSWASIHPGFLSAYSNFGQKDFVMEGGKLKAAMNTKASKDFHEKWVKMIQTSGPKNWSTYTWYQVGTDVGAGASGMIFDADILGYFMNGGDNKEKGHLGYAPFAANPAAKAPTPNVWIWSLAMSTFSKQKDAAWLFMQWAASVEHDLFGARKMDFVNPVRASVWKDSEFRDRIAKSYPGYLEQHDVSAPGAKIYFTAQPLFFDLTTEWAASLQKMVAKEVSVDEGLDKLADSINRQLKQAGLG, from the coding sequence ATGTTCGATCGCGAGAAGAATCTGTTCGACTCCTACGCTGCCAAACGCATCAGCCGCCGCGATCTCCTGGACGGCGCCGCCAAGCTCGGCATCGCGGGCATCGCTGCAAACGCCACCTTCGCCTCCTCGGTGTCGAAGGCGATGGCCGCGGACTTCAACTGGAAGGCCCAGAGCGGCAAGAGCGTCAAGCTGCTGCTGAACAAGCACCCATACGTCGACGCGATGATCGGCGACATCGAGGCGTTCAAGTCGCTGACCAGCATGAACGTCAGCTACGACATCTTCCCGGAGGACGTCTATTTCGACAAGGTGACGGCGGCACTGTCGTCGAAGTCGGACCAGTACGACGCCTTCATGACCGGCGCCTACATGACCTGGACCTATGGTCCGGCGGGCTGGATCGAGGACCTCAACACCTACATCAAGGATCCCGCCAAGACCAACCCGGCGTTCGCCTGGGACGACGTGCTGCCGGGCCTGCGCGCCTCCACGGCGTGGGATGGCGTTGCCGGCTCCGAACTTGGCTCGGGCAAGGCCAAGCAGTGGTGCATCCCCTGGGGCTATGAGCTCAACAACATCACCTACAACCGCAACATCTTCGACAAGGTCGGCGTCAAGCCGCCGAAGAACCTCGACGAGATGCTGGAGGTCGCGGCCAAGATTACCAAGGACGCCGGCGGGCCCTACGGCATCGGTGTCCGCGGCTCGCGCTCCTGGGCGAGCATCCATCCCGGCTTCCTGTCGGCCTATTCGAACTTCGGCCAGAAGGATTTTGTGATGGAGGGCGGCAAGCTGAAGGCCGCGATGAACACCAAGGCCTCGAAGGATTTCCACGAGAAATGGGTCAAGATGATCCAGACCTCCGGCCCGAAGAACTGGTCGACCTACACCTGGTACCAGGTCGGCACCGACGTCGGCGCCGGCGCCTCCGGCATGATCTTCGACGCCGATATCCTCGGCTACTTCATGAATGGCGGCGACAACAAGGAGAAGGGGCATCTCGGCTACGCGCCGTTTGCCGCCAATCCGGCCGCCAAGGCGCCGACCCCTAACGTCTGGATCTGGTCGCTCGCGATGTCGACCTTCTCCAAGCAGAAGGACGCGGCATGGCTGTTCATGCAGTGGGCCGCTTCCGTCGAGCACGACCTGTTCGGCGCGCGCAAGATGGACTTCGTCAATCCGGTCCGCGCCTCGGTGTGGAAGGACAGCGAGTTCCGCGATCGTATCGCCAAGTCCTATCCGGGCTATCTCGAGCAGCACGACGTCTCCGCGCCCGGCGCCAAGATCTACTTCACGGCGCAGCCGCTGTTCTTCGACCTGACGACCGAATGGGCCGCCTCGCTGCAGAAGATGGTGGCGAAGGAGGTCAGCGTCGACGAGGGGCTGGACAAGCTCGCCGACAGCATCAACCGCCAGCTCAAGCAGGCCGGTCTCGGCTGA
- a CDS encoding carbohydrate ABC transporter permease: MVQLLQTNAPTAPAKPRPRVRLLPYLLSLPALLICVAILVPFVTAAVYSLQRYRLNLPYLRGFIGLDNYIDFLSDPAFWNTFRVSIAYTALTVVLELLLGLGIALLLRRPTRFHNAVSIMLLLPLMTAPAIAALMWKLMTNPSFGILSYLVSLFGVTDFKWASDPSTALFTVVLVDIWVYTPFIMILLLAGLRSLPRQPFEAAALDGVPASFVFFRITLPMLAPYIITASLFRLLDSIQQFDIIYAMTQGGPGDRLMVFQVQAYLEFFQYTNVGRSAALLMILWLITNILSNIFIKNWLRLRERAHGHA; encoded by the coding sequence ATGGTCCAACTTCTTCAAACGAACGCGCCGACGGCGCCGGCCAAGCCACGGCCGCGCGTGCGCCTCTTGCCCTATCTGCTTAGCCTGCCGGCGCTGCTGATCTGCGTCGCGATCCTGGTTCCGTTCGTGACCGCGGCGGTCTATTCGCTGCAGCGCTACCGGCTGAACCTGCCTTATCTGCGCGGTTTCATTGGCCTGGACAACTATATCGACTTTCTCTCCGACCCCGCGTTCTGGAATACGTTTCGCGTCTCGATCGCCTACACAGCGTTGACGGTCGTGCTCGAGCTGCTGCTGGGCCTTGGCATTGCGCTGCTGCTGCGCCGACCGACCCGCTTCCACAATGCGGTTTCGATCATGCTGTTGCTGCCGCTGATGACGGCGCCGGCGATCGCCGCGCTGATGTGGAAGCTGATGACCAATCCGAGCTTCGGCATCCTGTCCTATCTGGTCAGCCTGTTCGGCGTCACCGATTTTAAGTGGGCCTCCGATCCGTCGACGGCGCTGTTCACGGTCGTGCTGGTCGACATCTGGGTCTACACGCCCTTCATCATGATCCTGCTGCTGGCGGGGCTGCGCTCGCTGCCGCGGCAGCCGTTCGAGGCCGCCGCGCTCGACGGCGTGCCGGCGAGCTTTGTCTTCTTCCGCATCACGCTGCCGATGCTGGCGCCCTACATCATCACGGCCTCGCTGTTCCGCCTGCTCGACTCGATCCAGCAGTTCGACATCATCTATGCGATGACGCAGGGCGGCCCCGGCGACCGGCTGATGGTGTTCCAAGTGCAGGCCTATCTGGAATTCTTCCAGTACACCAATGTCGGCAGGTCAGCGGCGTTGTTGATGATCCTGTGGCTCATCACCAACATCCTTTCGAATATCTTCATCAAGAACTGGCTGCGGTTGCGCGAGCGTGCGCACGGCCACGCCTGA
- a CDS encoding carbohydrate ABC transporter permease — translation MEHSSLAGRVFRGVALTLILIFFMFPIVWIFLMSFQSNDQILRIPPRILFEPTLANYEALISGQLRTVAGNLQISFMRNLFNSVVLSSAAVLLALLLGVPAAYAFARYKFRLGETIAFTLLSFRFAPPLLVLLPLSLYYQELGLNDTYIGIVWVYQLIALPLILWIVRGYFEDISPDIEHAYRLAGHSWSEAFIKIAVPLAGPGIAAAGLLSFIFCWNNFVFALILASADKQPVTVGALAFVTASGIQYGQIAAAIVLSVTPTLLLALYAQRYLVEGLSLGAVKG, via the coding sequence ATGGAACATTCCAGCCTTGCCGGTCGCGTCTTCCGCGGCGTGGCGCTCACGCTGATCCTGATCTTCTTCATGTTCCCGATCGTCTGGATCTTCCTGATGTCGTTCCAGAGCAACGATCAGATCTTGCGGATTCCGCCGCGGATCCTGTTCGAGCCGACGCTTGCGAACTACGAGGCGCTGATTTCCGGCCAGCTGCGCACCGTGGCCGGCAATCTGCAAATCTCGTTCATGCGCAATCTCTTCAACAGTGTCGTGCTGTCGAGCGCGGCGGTGCTGCTTGCGCTGCTGCTCGGCGTGCCGGCAGCCTATGCCTTTGCGCGCTACAAGTTTCGCCTCGGCGAGACCATCGCCTTCACGCTGCTGTCGTTCCGTTTCGCACCGCCGCTGCTCGTGCTGCTGCCGCTGTCGCTGTACTACCAGGAGCTCGGCCTCAACGACACCTATATCGGTATCGTCTGGGTCTATCAGTTGATCGCGCTGCCCTTGATTCTGTGGATCGTGCGCGGCTATTTCGAGGATATCAGTCCTGATATCGAGCATGCCTACCGGCTGGCCGGGCATTCCTGGAGCGAGGCCTTCATCAAGATCGCGGTGCCGCTGGCAGGCCCGGGGATCGCCGCGGCGGGGCTGCTGTCGTTCATCTTCTGCTGGAACAATTTCGTCTTCGCCCTGATCCTGGCCTCGGCCGACAAGCAGCCGGTAACGGTCGGCGCGCTCGCCTTCGTTACCGCATCCGGAATCCAGTACGGCCAGATCGCGGCGGCGATCGTGCTGTCGGTGACGCCGACCCTGTTGCTGGCGCTCTATGCGCAGCGCTATCTGGTCGAAGGTCTCTCGCTCGGCGCGGTGAAAGGCTAA
- a CDS encoding ABC transporter ATP-binding protein: MARLEINSVSKAFGAARPADGLSLAVEPGEIVAVFGPSGSGKTVLLRMIAGMFEPDDGDILVGGRSIVGAPPERRGIGMAFQNFALFPHMTARDNIASGLRARAGGSDVAGRVAAISKLLKIEHVLGHTPRELSNGQKQRTALARALVGNPDVLLLDDPLRNVDAKLRYEMRLELPNLLRRGTAAVLYVTQDYREAMAIADRIAVLVDGRLVQVATPADIYAQPASVAVARLFGDPTINLAEVSPIAEHGMLSAAVAGARMRLGAADCVAPAGPCWLGVRPEDIAVSSVSTDDAIPARILAITPMHEKAVLLLRLADGTEWLAALPPDAPQGAADDTVFVRFAGDAAMLFDRATGLRIGPSHRLKAA; encoded by the coding sequence ATGGCGCGTCTCGAGATCAATTCGGTGAGCAAGGCCTTCGGTGCGGCACGACCCGCCGACGGACTGTCGCTGGCGGTCGAGCCCGGCGAGATCGTGGCGGTGTTCGGACCGTCCGGCAGCGGCAAGACCGTGCTGTTGCGCATGATCGCGGGCATGTTCGAGCCTGACGACGGCGACATTCTGGTCGGCGGTCGCTCGATCGTCGGTGCTCCGCCCGAGCGGCGCGGTATCGGCATGGCGTTCCAGAACTTTGCCCTGTTCCCGCATATGACCGCCCGCGACAATATCGCAAGCGGGCTGCGTGCCAGGGCCGGCGGCAGCGATGTTGCGGGCCGCGTTGCCGCGATCAGCAAGCTGCTCAAGATCGAGCACGTGCTCGGTCACACGCCGCGCGAATTGTCGAACGGACAGAAGCAGAGGACGGCGTTGGCGCGAGCGCTGGTCGGCAATCCCGATGTGCTGCTGCTGGATGATCCCCTTCGCAACGTCGACGCCAAGCTGCGCTACGAGATGCGGCTCGAGCTGCCGAACCTGCTGCGGCGCGGAACGGCCGCCGTGCTCTACGTGACCCAGGACTACCGTGAGGCGATGGCGATCGCCGACCGCATCGCGGTGCTGGTCGACGGCCGGCTCGTGCAGGTGGCGACGCCTGCCGATATCTATGCCCAACCCGCTTCGGTTGCGGTGGCCCGGCTGTTCGGCGATCCGACCATCAACCTCGCCGAGGTTTCACCGATCGCGGAGCACGGCATGCTGTCGGCCGCGGTCGCCGGCGCCAGGATGCGGCTCGGGGCTGCCGATTGCGTGGCACCCGCCGGTCCGTGCTGGCTTGGCGTCCGGCCGGAGGATATCGCGGTCTCGTCCGTGTCCACGGACGACGCCATTCCGGCGCGCATTCTCGCGATCACGCCGATGCACGAGAAGGCGGTGCTGTTGCTGCGTCTCGCTGATGGAACCGAATGGCTGGCGGCGCTGCCGCCGGACGCGCCGCAAGGTGCGGCCGACGACACCGTCTTCGTCCGCTTCGCGGGTGATGCTGCGATGCTGTTCGATCGTGCGACCGGGCTGCGGATCGGGCCGTCGCACCGGCTCAAGGCGGCGTAG
- a CDS encoding ABC transporter ATP-binding protein, with translation MDMLELRGIDKVYRSRGKPPVCAVQALDMVVRKGEIVALLGSSGCGKTSTLRMIAGFEDVSAGSIALGGRRIHELPPARRKVAMAFEGYSLYPPLTVRENIAFALKSAQLPRGEVARRVDEIARLVEIEDILDSYPRAISGGQQQRVSLARALVRDADLYLLDEPMGQLEPQLRAVLRGRIKSLLAERGMTAIFVTHDQTEASALADRIAVMEGGVLQQFASEKELKGRPANLFVASFIGEPPMNLLDAEVTRSDGGFRLSVGTDMSFDISGAGLDSEAAKALASTPQVRIGIRPQKIVVGTGDVRVKVVSNQWLGDQSHVAGDCGGRMLIAVTPGRVAARPGDIVCFALEPRHLHIFGSDGTCIRHAEGS, from the coding sequence ATGGACATGCTCGAGCTTCGAGGCATCGACAAGGTCTACCGCAGCCGCGGCAAGCCGCCGGTGTGCGCGGTGCAGGCGCTCGACATGGTGGTCAGGAAGGGCGAGATCGTCGCGCTGCTGGGATCGTCGGGCTGCGGCAAGACCTCGACCTTGCGCATGATCGCGGGGTTCGAGGACGTCTCGGCCGGATCGATCGCGCTCGGCGGGCGGCGGATCCACGAGCTGCCGCCGGCGCGGCGCAAGGTGGCGATGGCCTTCGAGGGCTATTCGCTTTATCCGCCGCTCACGGTCCGCGAGAACATCGCGTTCGCGCTGAAATCCGCCCAGCTGCCGCGCGGCGAGGTGGCGCGCCGCGTCGACGAGATTGCCCGCCTGGTCGAGATCGAGGACATCCTCGACAGCTATCCGCGCGCGATCTCCGGTGGCCAGCAGCAGCGCGTGTCGCTGGCGCGTGCGCTGGTGCGCGACGCCGATCTCTATCTGCTCGATGAGCCGATGGGGCAGCTCGAACCGCAGCTGCGTGCGGTGCTGCGCGGCCGGATCAAGAGCCTGCTTGCCGAGCGTGGCATGACCGCGATCTTCGTCACCCACGACCAGACCGAAGCGAGTGCGCTGGCCGACCGTATCGCGGTGATGGAAGGCGGCGTGCTCCAGCAGTTCGCCAGCGAGAAGGAATTGAAGGGCAGGCCCGCCAATTTGTTCGTCGCGAGCTTCATCGGCGAGCCGCCGATGAATCTGCTCGACGCCGAGGTGACGCGCTCGGATGGCGGCTTTCGCCTGTCGGTCGGAACAGACATGAGTTTCGATATCAGCGGTGCCGGGCTCGACAGTGAGGCGGCGAAGGCGCTCGCCAGCACACCGCAGGTGCGGATCGGCATTCGTCCGCAGAAGATCGTGGTCGGGACCGGCGACGTCAGGGTCAAGGTCGTCTCCAACCAGTGGCTCGGCGATCAGTCGCATGTCGCAGGCGATTGCGGTGGTCGCATGCTGATCGCGGTCACCCCGGGCCGCGTCGCCGCGCGGCCGGGCGACATTGTCTGCTTCGCGCTGGAGCCGCGTCACCTGCACATCTTTGGAAGCGACGGAACCTGCATTCGTCATGCGGAGGGGTCCTGA